A window of the Bactrocera neohumeralis isolate Rockhampton unplaced genomic scaffold, APGP_CSIRO_Bneo_wtdbg2-racon-allhic-juicebox.fasta_v2 cluster09, whole genome shotgun sequence genome harbors these coding sequences:
- the LOC126764231 gene encoding uncharacterized protein LOC126764231: MSASELEEKVKAKRFRAAPTHRWISEQTRSLLEEVRGEIKDRPESFEKPIAQKFYSKISAKCPLLANINWKVMKSKMRYLKGIYMEAVRWRSQTGAGLIENGEEESVKGILFSLSFKYEIKLNQISQTTFKIFVPSSKYWTRFLGSERA; encoded by the exons ATGAGTGCATCA gaatTAGAAGAAAAGGTCAAAGCTAAGCGCTTCCGGGCAGCACCAACACATCGTTGGATCAGTGAGCAAACTAGAAGCCTTTTAGAGGAAGTGCGCGGAGAAATAAAAGACCGCCCGGAGTCATTTGAG aagcctattgcacaaaaattttattcgaaaatatctGCTAAGTGCCCTTTGCTCGCAAACATTAATTGGAAAGTGATGAAAAGCAAAATGCGCTATTTAAAAGGAATATATATGGAGGCCGTGAGATGGCGTAGTCAAACAGGAGCTGGATTAATTGAAAATGGAGAAGAAGAAAGCGTCAAgggtattttattttctttgtcttttaaatacgaaattaaattaaaccaaatttcgcagactacattcaaaatatttgtccCTTCTTCGAAATACTGGACGAGATTTTTGGGCTCAGAAAGGGCGTGA